One genomic window of Nicotiana sylvestris chromosome 10, ASM39365v2, whole genome shotgun sequence includes the following:
- the LOC138879168 gene encoding uncharacterized protein codes for MEAEKPPKNPEQEEMFRKVKSLEKSFRNMQGLGGQVSMAYKDLCLFPEVQLPAGFKMPKFDLYDGHGDPVMQLRGFCSKMRGAGGRDELLMAYFSQSLSGSALEWYTRQDHSRWYTWDDLAQTFACHFHYNLEIVPDRLSLTKIEKKPEESFREYGFRWREQAARVDPPTKESEMVDYFFQALEPTYFSHLVSAIGKSFNEVVKMGGMVEEGLKSNKIMSYSAIKATTQAIQNGTGGCTWKEQERGCRND; via the coding sequence aTGGAAGCTGAGAAACCACCTAAGAATCCTGAGCAGGAGGAGATGTTTAGGAAAGTtaagagcttggaaaaatcattCAGGAACATGCAGGGGTTGGGTGGTCAAGTAAgtatggcttacaaagatctatgtttaTTCCCAGaggttcaattgccggcagggtttaagatgcccaagtttgatttatatgatgGGCATGGTGATCCGGTGATGCaattgagaggtttttgtagcaaaatgagaggagcggGCGGAAGAGATGAGctactaatggcatatttcagtcaaagtctgagtggttcGGCGCTAGAGTGGTACACCCGGCAAGATCAcagtaggtggtacacatgggatgatctagcccaaaCATTCGCTTGCCATTTTCATTATAACCTTGAAATTGTTCcggatcgtctgtctttgacgaagattgagaaaaagcccgaagaaagctttagagagtatggtttccgttggagagagcaagcagcgagggttgaccctccgacgaaagaaagtgaaatggtggattatttcttCCAGGCTTTAGAGCCCACTTACTTCAgtcatctggtatcagctataggcaagtccttcaatgaagtggtgaaaatggggggcatggtagaagaagggctcaagtccaacaaaatcatgagctactcagctattaaggcaaccacccaggccattcaaaacggtactgggggatGTACTTggaaagaacaagaaagaggatGTCGCAACGATTGA